From Syntrophaceae bacterium, one genomic window encodes:
- a CDS encoding SEC-C domain-containing protein, with protein MAYKDMDDGLLARQIFSGEDRLGADFVKEVKRRREAMLPMLCEVLFHEENYDWEDGRGWGVIHAVYLLGILADLRSVDALLEASGFAADRQIDWIAEALPECYARLGPGAIPRLQDHIRANVAHGEPYVVNEILGLWNLWHDFIEGREGVEAFLLELLMETAGDFIIRTNLMADFAQAGRRDLKTLFRQYYERGEADLETVTWEDMESFFEDRSNPPASRRNLEDFYDPDAIRERERHWAVREAMFRQRDWEDWLLENMGRIGLKEPCPCGSGGLFEQCHLPWAEKEKERLLQEDELAQARLQARNFVSQERAEETALRRFLAARGQADLFPLIKRRALEIARATTSKSRSRGFTAAFQTFFGQVEFRSKDEFNEFMEHLTAYYNALTAQFADHPGNGRHLH; from the coding sequence ATGGCGTATAAGGACATGGACGACGGTCTGCTGGCCCGGCAGATTTTTTCCGGGGAAGACCGGCTGGGGGCTGATTTCGTGAAAGAGGTGAAGCGAAGACGGGAGGCGATGCTCCCGATGTTGTGCGAGGTGCTCTTTCACGAGGAGAATTACGACTGGGAGGACGGTCGGGGCTGGGGCGTCATCCATGCCGTTTACCTCCTGGGGATCCTCGCGGACCTGCGATCCGTCGATGCCCTGCTGGAGGCCTCCGGCTTTGCGGCGGACCGCCAGATCGACTGGATCGCCGAGGCCCTGCCGGAGTGTTACGCCCGCCTCGGTCCCGGGGCCATTCCGCGCCTTCAGGACCACATCCGGGCCAACGTCGCGCACGGCGAGCCTTATGTGGTCAATGAGATCCTGGGACTGTGGAACCTCTGGCACGATTTCATCGAGGGCCGGGAGGGGGTCGAGGCGTTTCTCCTGGAGCTCCTCATGGAAACCGCGGGGGATTTCATCATCCGGACGAACCTGATGGCTGATTTCGCCCAGGCGGGGCGGCGGGACCTGAAGACCCTGTTCCGGCAATACTACGAGCGGGGCGAGGCGGACCTGGAAACGGTCACCTGGGAGGATATGGAGTCGTTTTTCGAGGACAGGTCCAATCCACCGGCCTCCCGCAGGAATCTCGAGGATTTCTACGATCCCGACGCCATCCGGGAGCGGGAGCGCCACTGGGCGGTCCGGGAGGCCATGTTCCGCCAGCGGGACTGGGAGGACTGGCTCCTGGAGAACATGGGGCGCATCGGCCTGAAGGAGCCCTGCCCCTGCGGATCCGGCGGCCTCTTCGAACAGTGCCATCTTCCCTGGGCCGAGAAGGAAAAGGAACGGCTCCTCCAGGAGGACGAACTTGCCCAGGCCCGCCTTCAGGCCCGGAACTTCGTCAGCCAGGAACGGGCGGAAGAAACGGCCCTGCGCCGATTTCTCGCGGCCCGGGGCCAGGCGGACCTGTTTCCCCTCATCAAGCGCAGGGCCCTGGAGATCGCCCGGGCGACCACCAGCAAGTCGCGCAGCCGCGGGTTCACGGCGGCCTTCCAGACGTTCTTCGGCCAGGTGGAGTTCCGCTCGAAAGACGAGTTCAACGAATTCATGGAGCACCTGACCGCCTACTACAACGCCCTGACGGCCCAGTTCGCGGACCATCCGGGCAACGGTCGGCACCTGCACTGA